The Phaeocystidibacter marisrubri DNA segment ATACGAACCTTATGTGTGGGCTTGTAAGACTTCTGTGATTCCATCTGTGCGATTTTCTGTAGCTGCGCAAAGATACACGTTCCCTTTCGCTCAGGAAACCGAATGGACTATTCCGATAGTTGAACCAGAATATCTCGCAGAAAAGCATCGATTTCGTCGGTGGAATGAAGATCGAATTCACTGGCATATAGCTCTTTGATGTCGGTATAATCCATCAATCGCTTTAAACCCGCCAAGCCTTCTTTTTCAAACACATAGCTGCAAATTGATGCCGCCAAAGTAGTTTGTGGATTGGTCTTGTCGTCCATGTAATAAAAGTCTGGGGACGATGGAGAGATCTCGGGATGTTCCTTTAGATAATCCGCCAAGCGACCGTAATGCCATGTAGCCTCTTGTCCCATGCTTCCGCCATAATACACCGCGATTCCTTCTTGCAAGGGAGAGTTTGGATATAGCCGATTCAAATAGATGTGTACAATTTCATGGAAGTAACCCTCACCCCATCCCGACGAAAATGTATATCCCTCTTCCACAAAAGCAAAGCCTCCAGCTGCTGTATTCTTCGCCATGAAAATATTGTAGTCGAACCCTTTAAGCGCCTCAATTTCATCTTGAGTATCGGCAAAGTAGTATTCGATGTCGATGGGTTCTACCCCCCAATCCGACTCGAGCTTCTGAACTTTAGCACTCAACTCCATAGCTCTCACTCGGTTGAAGGAATGATAGGGCGGAAAGTGATAATGTATGTGTCGTACTGCTGCAGAATGCCAATCTTCGGTCAATACCGCCGCTGGCACGCGAAGCTTCCAATCTCCATTAATGCGGGCTACATAATAATTACCAACTCCATACACTTGAAACGGATAGCCTTCCACATCAACACTAAACAGCACTTGAACTCTCGCGTAGTCGTCGAAGTCGCGAATAGAGAGAACTGTTTTCCGCGTATGTTGATACATATTCCGACCACCGATCAATTTCATAATGTAATCAGGCTCCACAAATTTTTCTACGTCTTCTGCTAGGAAATACGATTGCGGCTCGGCCTCAGCATGAGTCATCATCTCATCCAAATACCCCTTTAAAAAGTGGAGTATTTCAGGGTTGGAATTAGACGTGGTATCTACTCCTACGTTGTATTCCAACTGCGCAGAAATGGACAGGGTGCTAAGAAGAAAGGCGAGGGATAGGAGGTGTTTCATGGGTAGCTTTTTGACGAAGTTCTCAAATCCAAATCTCAACTTCCGTTAAACCAAGGCTAAAATAAATTCATCCGATTTGACTACATTTCATATAATCATTCACCACCTAATCTCGAATTCACCATGGAAAGTATTAACTGGTTTGCCATTCTACTCGCCACACTCTCATCCTTTGTACTTGGATTTATTTGGTACAACCCGAAAGTTTTTGGTACGGCTTGGGCTAAAGCCGCAGGGATTGATATGGAAGATCCTGAAGCGCGAAAGGGAATGGGTAAAATCTTCGGAATGGCCTTCCTATTCGCCTTCATTATGGCCACCTTCGCCTCCTACTTCCTCTACAACCATATGGGTTCTCTGGAAGAGGTACTGCGCGTTTCCGGACTCTATCTCGGGTTTGGAATTATAGCGATGAATACCGGTGTAACGGGCATGTATGAAAGAAAATCACTCGTGTACATCCTCATCAACGGAGGTTACCAAATCGTCAGTTTAATGATCTTTGGACTGATCTTCTATGCCATGTCTTAAGGCGCCACAACAGTAATAGGGCCGGCTGAAATCGTATTGCTTTTATGTCCGGCTCTATCAACCACCCAAATGGAATAAGTGACCGACTGCGATGTACTTCCGTCGGTGATAATGGTGTTGGGCAATGTGAAGATGAGTGTTCCTTTAATAGGCACTTCATCACCACCGGGCACCAGAGATTTGATGCGATAGGAATACTCCAAATCGATTCGATTATCGAGTACAAAGAGATTCTTCACATCGGGCTCGTTTTCCCCTAAGTCGCCATCTCCATCCTCATAGTCGATTTCAAAACGAATGCTATCCTGAAGGGCAACAACCGTAGATGGCCCTACCCTTTTCAAGGTCAAGTTCGGCTTAATTTCTAAATCCAATTCACTCGTGCAAGCTGAGAAAAGGACTAGTGTGAACAAAATGAATGCTACCCTTTTCATTGGACGACAAATGAAGCTAGAATTCTAAAATAGAACGGAGAGTTATCGTTTGGAAACTCTACTGTTGTTGGATTATCAGTGTCCCGAACGTAGTATCTAAACCAGACCGTATCTCCGGGTGTAAATTGATTCGAATTGAATTGTAATGCATGTGCTACCCCACCAAATGGAGTGGCTGTAATGGATGTAGCATTCGAAAAATCGAACTCGTCGTACGCAAACTTGCCTGTATTCACCAACAGATCATTTACGGAAGTACTGTCATCTTCTACCAAAACATACATGGTATACGGTTGATTGTTGGTTAAGAGAACCGGAGATAAATTACCATTCATCCGAACGGTGTCCACTCTATTTTGCTGCGCATCAAAAAGAGCAAAACCGTTGATACTGGGAAGTTGATTGGGATATATCGCTGGAACGCCATCTGCATTTGGTGCACCATCGTTGATCCATTGAATAACCCACCCTATTTCTTCTGATGAAAGAGGTTCCGCATAGAGCGGCATTCTTCCTATCACTTCATCTGTGGTGACCAACCGTTCATGTAACCAGGATTCCGTGTGCTTTCCGGGCAACACTCTAAAATCAAAGTCGCCATTGTCGTTATTTTTAGTCACTGGATGATACACCAAAGTTTGGTAGGTAGACTCCACCGTTCTGAAGTCGGGCTCAAACGAACCATCGTGACAAGTTGGATTAGCGCATTTAACTGAGAAAATGTACTTGTGCAGCCCGACGATGGTAGCAGGATCAACGGTATCTGGATATTCCACCACCGGGTCCTGAATGTCAAATGGATTGGGAGAATCATCTTCCTTGGTACACATGACGAGCCCAAAAATCGATATCCATACGGCGATATACTTCAGTGCTCTGATCATACGTAAGCCTCTTGAAGTACACGTCCAGGTAGAATTCCACTCACTTCCGAACCGAAGCCCAAAGCATCGGCAATAGTTGGAACGATATCAATACTCTCTCCTGTTACTGTTTGGATACTCTGATTGGCCTGAACAATACCCGCTGGCCCCAGCATCAAACAGAAGATTTCGCGAGATACGGCGTCGTCAGTAGTGTGATCTAGAGCGGCACGACCATTCACATCAACGATGGTATTTGGATTCGCATTCCTTCCAATTTCGGGAGCCACAATCAACAGAGTGTCATTGGCCATTCCCGGTGTATTTTGAATGGTATTCCAAAGGTGAGCAACCGCCCAATCGGCTCGCCTGAGATTATCGCAATAGCCTGTAAAATTGGTATGTGCCACATCCACCCCAAACATATTCACCACCAATAATTCGGGCTTAAATTCCTTCAATATCTCTTCGGCATAAAACACGTTTAGCATATCTCCATTCATGCCACTCGGAACACTCCATGGGTTGATATGCTGCCCAGATTGTGCGGCTTGAACCATTTGAGAAAGGAAAGCCTGAATCTGTTCACGTCCTTCTACGGTGTTCTCTAAACCAGCGGCTGCCGAAAATGGAATATCGAATTGTGAATTAGAAAAATGTGTTAACCTCTCTAATTCACTTTGAATGTCGGGATCGATGGAAAACTCAGGTCCCAAAGCATCCAAACTACTCCCTTGAAACAACTGCGTTGGTGCAATTTGATTGGCTCCATATGCTGGACCATAATTCGGATGTGTGCTGTAATTGAGGAGCGGATATAAGTTGTTGGAATGAGACACCCACCATGCATTGGTTGCCGAAGTGGAAGGTGAGTTGTGCTTTCGGTACAATTCAAAGATCGTGGGCATATCAGGAGCAGCTCGCAGATTCAATGCCGTAGACGTATGCTGACCAGTAAGTGCCGTAGTATGACCGTTGTAATGTCCGGTGGGTCCCGATGAAAACCGGAATTCACGGAACAAGGTTCCCATGGATTGCATGGAGGAGGATAGCGGTGACGAGGGTAAATTCGACATACTTCCCACCAAATCTGAACTGATGGCTTCGCTTCCACTAAGGATATTTGGCATGAGGTTTCCCTCTGCCTTTTGAACACTCTCCCAGTTCCGAACTCCTCCTGCAAAAAGACAAAACACAACGTGATTCACTTTTCGAGCGCCTGTCGCCGCAAAGAGTCGACCCGAAGGTAGGATGTACGGTAAACCTGCCACTCCCAAGGCGGTAAGACTCCCTTTCTTGATAAATTCTCTCCGGTTCATGACTCAGTAGTATCTGTATTCATCCGATGTTAGCAGCACATAGGCCAGATGCTTGACTTCTAAATCGGGGTTATCGGACATCCAATTCACGTAATACCAACGTTCCATTTCATCTGGATACCTCGATAAATAGCGCTGAAATAAAGTATTGACCAATCCCTCAGGGTTTGCTGTCCACTCCGATTGTGGTGGCAAATCTGCTTGTACATCATTCAAGAAACGCCAAGTTAAACGATCAATAATCACCTGTTTATCCCCAAAAGAATTGTAGGTATTTGAGAGGGTTTGAAGTTCAGATTGGGTGATACTCTGACCAAAGACATCTGAGTACATTATACTCATTAATTGAAGGTCCGACTTCCTTCTGCTCTTCTCCGCATGGTCATCTGAAACTTCAACGGGATCAACTTCATACTGATTCACCTCAACCTTGGTACAGGCTGAAGCGATGAGAAGAACCGACAGGTAGAGGTAGAAGTGTTTCATTGGAAGAAGTATTCATCGGTAGACATCACACGAGCGCGCATTCCCATAAAATCATCGTCGGCTTCGAATAGAGCCTGCTGATATTGCCGTTCACTTGAACGGGGTTCGCGAAACAAATAATTCGAAAACACGTAGCGTACTTGTCCCTCAGAGTAGGCTGCTGATTCAAAGAATATCTTCAAATAATCCCCCTTCCCTTCTCCGCTTTGCAAGAAAAGCACATCTCGAAACCCCTCTACCATTCGCTTGGCAGATTGAAGTTCATATTGAGTCGGATATCGATAAAAGAAATGATCAAAGCTTGATACGACGAAGTTTTCAGATCCCATATTGATATCGTCATATATAGGATTATCAATGGCGTATTGATGTAGTTCTGCGTGTGAATACGCCCCTGAATGCAGACTATCTACAGCATAGTGAATTCGTTCCAATCGATCTATTTCCATCTGATAGAGGAACCACTGATTGGGTGGAGCTCCTTGCATCAAGGTTTCTAAATTCGAAATTAATTGAACGACATAGGTCGTATCTACACTTTCAAGAAGCTCAGATCGAATGTCATCCCAGCGTTTGACGGAAGCACTTCTACTGTTGTGAAGGGAGCTAACAAATTGATAGCGAAGCGAAGAATCTCTTGGATTTGGGTCGATGATAGAACGAGCTGCGTCAGACTCACTTGCGGTTGGCTTGCGACCTAAAACCGTAATATACACACGTTCAATATACTGGTTTCGAACCTCGTAAGACACTGTTAAATCATCAGGAGGTGAGTTGCCAACAACGGTATTCAGCACTTCCTTTTTACAGGAAAGCACGGTTAAAACAAGTAAACAGAAAACGGCAACACTTCTCATCTTCAAGACAATAATTGCAAAAGTTACGAAGTGGCGACCAAAGTCTTGAAAGAAACTAGCTACACTAGAGCAACTCAAGCAGTTCAGAAAGTTGGCGAATCTCTGCTGACACCTTGTCTGAGTGCTGCATTCCATCTGGGTTAAAGAACACTTGATGCATTCCCACTCTCCGCGCCCCGCGAATATCAGCGTCCAGATTATCTCCAATCATCACAGAATACTTTCGCTCTGCCCCTGCGGACTTAAGCGCATGAAGAAAGATCTTAGGATCGGGCTTATTTACTCCAACTTCCTCCGATGTGATGACACTTTTAAAGAAAGGTTTAAGTCCAGATTTTTCGAGCTTGATATCTTGAACTTCACTAAAGCCATTGGTGATGATGTGCATTTCATAGGACTTCCCAAGGTGTTCTAGCACATCCAGAGTACTTGGAAACAAATGGGTTTTATGCGGAGAACGCTTGATGTATTCTGCTTCCATTCGATGGGACAACTCGGGGTGTTCCACATCAAACCGACGAAGGGAGTCTAAGAATCGAGTAGTTCTCAGAGTTTCCTTATCAATCTCACCTGAACGATACATTGCCCACTTTTCGTCATTCACCAGCTCGTAGGTTTCGATGAATTCCTCCACACGTTGCACACCGTGCTCATTCAAACGCATTTCGTGGAATAAATCCGAAAGAGTCTCTCTGCTGTTGGTCTTAAAATCCCACAGGGTGTGGTCTAGATCGAAAAAGAGGTGAGTGATATTTCGCATAGCGCAAAGGTGCAAATTACTGCGGAGGATGCAGGAAGAAATCGTCGGGAAATCCAATCAAATACACCTGCTCGCTTGAGCGTGTAAAGGCCGTGTAGAGCCACCTGAGGTATTCGAGATCCACCTCTCCTTCTGGCAACCACGGGTGTTCAATGAATACGTGTTTCCATTGACCGCCTTGGGCTTTGTGACCGATTGCAGTTAATTACTACCATATCGACGAATACTGAGGTCCAGACACTCATGTTCGAATTTAGGAAACGGGCCCGGTTATCAATTGGAACCGAGCAGAATTAAACGAGATCACAAACTAAATATCATCCGGAATTTTCACACATAAAGCCTCCAGTCCATTGTTCATATACATAACTCGACGGATGGGATCTATAGTGACTCTGCCTTCAAGATTGCCTAAGTGTTCAACTCGACTTGATTCCAGAACTCGCTCACCAGTATGAACATCTATTACAGCTAATTCTGTGGTAGTAAAAAATAGCTTGCCCTCAAAATATGTGAACCGATCTTCGATGCCAAAATCTAAATCTTTCCTGAGCCAAGAAATTGATCCATCTTCAATGCTTAATCCCATTATTTCATGAGCCGGTCCTTTTATCAACATAGTATTACCATTGATATAGAAATCTCCTTCATAAAATTGTAACGGGAATGATGCCTTTACTGAATTGAAGTCTTGAGACCAAATTGTGTTTCCTGTGGCCAAATCAAGTGCCACAGCGTGATTGCGAAGGAGGCCATAAACTACTCCTCTCTCTACTTTCAATGGAATCACTCCTGACCCTTCAACAAAATCCATATTTCGCCACAGAAGTGTATCTGCCGTCAAGTTGTAAGCGAATATATCTGTTCGATCTGAGCTTCCCGTAATACTTCGATTCTTCCAAACTACCACTTCATCACCATTGGTCAATGTGCCAAAACCCATAGAATCAAAGCCTGGTTTGTATCTATCCGTGCGCGTAAAAGCATACACCGTATCCCAGTCTCGAGAATCTACCGGAGTACGCATAATCGCTGCGCTGTTATTCGTAGGATTCATTCCATCATATTCAAAACCTCTGTACAAAAAACCATCGCTCACATAAATCAATGGCGAATTATCACCCGCAGGTCCATGCCATTGAGTTTGATGGGTCTCCATATTAATGCAATCCACGGATCGTTGACCACTCAAGAATAAATATTGCCCCTCGTGTGCCATGGATTCATCGAGATAGGTAAATGGTCCATCTGAAAAGTCCGTCCAATAATCACGAATCTCTCCAGTGGCAGTATCTAAAAAAACCACTGGGGAACGCACAGTATTCACTACACGATCAGAACTGAATACTACAACATCTTTATACATCACCGGATTTATAGAAGACATCCTCAATCGTTTATTCTCCAATAAAGATGTGCGCCAAACCACTTCTAATTTCGGTGGGCCGCTGAGCAAATTAACTTCATCATCATGTTTAGAGCATGAAGACAAAAGTGTTAGAGCTATCCATAAAAATGTGAGCATCATCTTCATCTTCTATACAATCTGAATTCCTTACCTCTCCTCCCATTGAACAACAGATTTAGTTTAGCTTTTGTCTCATCGCAATTCCTAGCCTGCATATGGTTAGTTTTTTCCATTCGTTCAGCTAGAGCCCCTGGATAATCCAGTTGAGAGGCCAATGTCACCACCCCATCGTTGGGTTCCTCAACAACAATCTGGTTAAAATTTGGAGTAGCCATACAACCTGTCCCCAGAATAGTACCACATTGCGCTGGATCATTAACTACATAAGGTGGACGACTTGAGCAGCGACATGTGTAGGTGTTATTAAATAGAATCGTATCTCGCCTCGCCCCAATGAAGCGTTTCCATCTCAAATTAGCGCTGCCTAAAAATTGATAAGCGTGTTTAAACGTATTGGCATCATCTTGTAATCCATATCTACTTTGCCAAATTGGAATCACTCCTCTAGCAACCATATTCCAATAATCGTCATACAGATATTGGTAGTAAGCTCTCTTAAACTTGTAATTCAAAATCAGCGAGTTAATGAAAACCGTCATTTCATCATCTTCATTTAATGAAAACGGATCATTGAACAACATCGATCCTGAAAGCGAAGTGTCGCTAGTATAGGTCATTGTGTGAAGGACTCGCCAAAAGACAGGTTCTTCCTCCACACCTGCAATGGTCACAACTTTCATGGTATCCGATTGAGCGTCCGTATTCAATATTGACAAGCTCGGTGCTCCAACCGCATAATCTTGACCTACAGGTTTGCGAATGGCATCAACAATTATGGGTAATACTAAGCCTTCGAACCCTGAACATGCGCCTTTTGCAAACTTCTGAACCACGTCGGAGGTCAAAAGAAAATTCAAATACCACTTCGAGTGTCTTATCTCGGTTAGCTTAGCGGCAGTCAACTTCCGACATCCTTCTTCTATCCACTTTTGGACATCTCCGTTACTCGGACGAGTGGAATTTATGATATAAGCACCGCCATGTGGTGAGTCAAAAGTGGCAAAAGCACCAAACTGCGAAGGATTGATTGAGGAGTAGTGCAAATTGTTATACCGAATGGCTCTCAATACGATTCCACCCTGACTATGTGCTATTGCAAAGTTTTTACTTACTGGAAGGGTGTCGCGCCGAGCTACTGCCACCCGCCATTGTTCCATGATGTTATTGTTCACAAAACTGCCAAGCTGAAATATCCTCAAGTTCTCCCTTCCCGAATAGTCAACAGCCAGTCCCTCAGTAATTCGCTCAGGATAGCCTTGTATTGGGTTTCCAGTTTGATTTTCAGTTGAAGCTTGAACCCTATTCCAAGATTGAACATCACCAGCCAATCCGTGAACCCAAAAAACCAATTTTGGAATTGTTGTATCCGGTGGGGTAGAAAAGGTAATAGGCTGAGTATTTTCATTTAAGGGGTCTTCAAATGAAAGAGAACTGTCTTGAATCACTGTGAACTGTGCCTGTAGAGTAAAAGTGAGGAAGAATGAGAGTATAGATACTGTGTATTTCATGGCTACAAGACTTATTTTTTGCTAATTGTTTCCATGTAAACTCCGTTTTGAGTGTATACGAGAATAAGCAACACTCCTGATGGATAGGATGTACCATTCAATTCAATCACACCATTATTAGCCTTTGCTTCTTTGTGTGAATGAATAACATTTCCCAAATAATCTCTGATTTGCACTAACCTTACTTCATCATCGGCAATTCCTTTCAATACTACTTCGTATTCATTCTCAATTGGATTCGGATGGATCTGAATGAAAGCTTGATCAGTGTATTTAGGCACTATGGAATTTGGATCTTCCAAAACGTGATTGCTAAATTCTGAGTATGTACTAAATGTAACTGGCGTTTGGAGATCTGTTCTTGTGATTTCTTCTATTCGAACACTCTCCACGTATCCATAAGGCGCAAACAACTGAAACCATTGCTGCGTTACAATTCGCTCATTCTCTATACTATAAGCTGTTTCTATCTTCAACTCTTGTGGATAGAAGGTCATTGTACGATCCTTCCAAGTCAATGTAAATGCACGATCTGAAAGTTCAATCAAACTTGCTCCACCTTCTTGTGCTTTAGAAACAAACTCGTCTTTAACATCTGGGAAAAACATCATTATCGGCAGATATCCCAATCGATCGGTTTCCTCTGTTATTTCAATTTGTTCACGGACTTCTATATCCGAATATGGAAAATGAAAAACTTGTTCTCCATCGGTGTATCCGTAACTTCCTCTAGGTGTATACAAAAGTAAATCTGGAGAAGAAATCCAATCTTCGAGTTCAGTGGAGCTGAGAACTTCAACTTGAAAGAATCTTTCATCGAGATTGTTAATACCTTGAGATACGACCATCTGACTCTCTAGTTGTTTCAACATATCACGTTCAGAGACATCAATATCATTAGGAGAAAGCCCCTGTTTTAAATAAGGTACGGTCTGTTCATGTACCTCGAACCTAAAGCGCACAACCGTACTATCTGTAATTATATCGCGCGTTGATTGTGCGCAACTGAATTTGCCTACACCAACTATGGCGAAAAGCACAAGTATTGCCTTCATAATAAATCATTCTATGGGTTGTTCACGGGTTTATTTTCTATCCGCTATTTTTATCGTTACAAATTTAACAAGAAGTGAATATTCATTTTCGCAGCTGAAGCGAAGCAACCGAAGGTTTTTCGCACCGTTCTTCAATATTTTATCTCAAGTTTCGCATCTGATGCAAAAGCAAGCACTCTGAGCTAATTCTTTCGCATTAAATGCGAATATTTCTTCACCCAATTAACCCAAGATGAAAAACAAAATAGCTCTAGATCACTTTCAGAAATCATTCATACAGCTTTATAAAGCAAAGCTCGGGACACATACCAATCTTGCTGAAAAGCTGAGTTCAGATTTAAACACCTCTCTAGCATGTGCCTACCGCAAGATTAATGGAAAGACAAAGCTCACTCTCAGTGATGTGATGCACTTGAGTTCTAAGTATCTAATATCTACTGACTATGCCATGCAATCAAACTCAAACAATGTTGTACTCTTCAACCGATCGGAGAAGATTAGGAAGGAGCAAGACATGATAATTTACTTTGAAAAAATATTGAATGATCTACAAGAGTTAACGCTCTTTCCAAACGCAACACTGTACTATTCGGCTCGTGATCTCCCTCTATTTCACTACTTCAAATATCCGAACCTTAGCATTTTTAAATTACAAGTATGGATACGCAGTCAAGCAGTTTCCGCAGCTCATCTTCATCATGTATTTCAACCAGAGGAAATCTCAAATAGACTATCTCAACTTTCGTCAGAAATAGCTAATACTTACAACAAACTATCAACTATAGAACTTTGGACTACGAGAACGCTGTCAAATGTGTTAGAGCAAATCAAATATTGCTACTACTCAGGACACATTCTGCGTCCTACAGCCCTTAGTATTATAGACGATGTCTTAAAAATGATCGATGATTGTGAGTATAGGACGAAACAGAATCAAAAGCGAGCAAGATACCGTACCGAAGTCTATTTATGTGATTATATAATGATGGCGAACGGAGCGTTGGCTAATATCAATTCGAATAGAAAAGCTTGGATTGCCTACTCTGGCATCGAACTGATAAGTACGAATGATGAGGCGTTTTGTCGTGATTTTGAAACTGCCTTTCTTTCTCACATGAATATGGGTGTACA contains these protein-coding regions:
- a CDS encoding DUF1761 domain-containing protein; its protein translation is MESINWFAILLATLSSFVLGFIWYNPKVFGTAWAKAAGIDMEDPEARKGMGKIFGMAFLFAFIMATFASYFLYNHMGSLEEVLRVSGLYLGFGIIAMNTGVTGMYERKSLVYILINGGYQIVSLMIFGLIFYAMS
- a CDS encoding YjjG family noncanonical pyrimidine nucleotidase, with the translated sequence MRNITHLFFDLDHTLWDFKTNSRETLSDLFHEMRLNEHGVQRVEEFIETYELVNDEKWAMYRSGEIDKETLRTTRFLDSLRRFDVEHPELSHRMEAEYIKRSPHKTHLFPSTLDVLEHLGKSYEMHIITNGFSEVQDIKLEKSGLKPFFKSVITSEEVGVNKPDPKIFLHALKSAGAERKYSVMIGDNLDADIRGARRVGMHQVFFNPDGMQHSDKVSAEIRQLSELLELL
- a CDS encoding ATP-binding domain-containing protein: MGHKAQGGQWKHVFIEHPWLPEGEVDLEYLRWLYTAFTRSSEQVYLIGFPDDFFLHPPQ
- a CDS encoding outer membrane protein assembly factor BamB family protein; this encodes MSSINPVMYKDVVVFSSDRVVNTVRSPVVFLDTATGEIRDYWTDFSDGPFTYLDESMAHEGQYLFLSGQRSVDCINMETHQTQWHGPAGDNSPLIYVSDGFLYRGFEYDGMNPTNNSAAIMRTPVDSRDWDTVYAFTRTDRYKPGFDSMGFGTLTNGDEVVVWKNRSITGSSDRTDIFAYNLTADTLLWRNMDFVEGSGVIPLKVERGVVYGLLRNHAVALDLATGNTIWSQDFNSVKASFPLQFYEGDFYINGNTMLIKGPAHEIMGLSIEDGSISWLRKDLDFGIEDRFTYFEGKLFFTTTELAVIDVHTGERVLESSRVEHLGNLEGRVTIDPIRRVMYMNNGLEALCVKIPDDI
- a CDS encoding alpha/beta hydrolase family protein, with amino-acid sequence MKYTVSILSFFLTFTLQAQFTVIQDSSLSFEDPLNENTQPITFSTPPDTTIPKLVFWVHGLAGDVQSWNRVQASTENQTGNPIQGYPERITEGLAVDYSGRENLRIFQLGSFVNNNIMEQWRVAVARRDTLPVSKNFAIAHSQGGIVLRAIRYNNLHYSSINPSQFGAFATFDSPHGGAYIINSTRPSNGDVQKWIEEGCRKLTAAKLTEIRHSKWYLNFLLTSDVVQKFAKGACSGFEGLVLPIIVDAIRKPVGQDYAVGAPSLSILNTDAQSDTMKVVTIAGVEEEPVFWRVLHTMTYTSDTSLSGSMLFNDPFSLNEDDEMTVFINSLILNYKFKRAYYQYLYDDYWNMVARGVIPIWQSRYGLQDDANTFKHAYQFLGSANLRWKRFIGARRDTILFNNTYTCRCSSRPPYVVNDPAQCGTILGTGCMATPNFNQIVVEEPNDGVVTLASQLDYPGALAERMEKTNHMQARNCDETKAKLNLLFNGRRGKEFRLYRR